One Dunckerocampus dactyliophorus isolate RoL2022-P2 chromosome 6, RoL_Ddac_1.1, whole genome shotgun sequence genomic window, CAGTTTTTCCCCATTAAAAATGGAAATTGAGTTCATTATTTTGTGCATCATACTGTCATAGTCATAAAACATTTCAGAACAGTACAGGCAATGTGTtatgtaacatttcaacattctaaACTGTCATAGTAAACAGAATGTAGCCACTTtatattaaaatttaaaataaccCTTTGATgaattgtggcttttttctttctgtggaaCTGGTGTGATCATCTGGCCTTTTCTGTGGCTCTACAATCAGGTATGATGTGGATGCGTCAGTTTTCGGACATGGATGTATTCCTGAGACACACATGTGAGCAGAAAGATCGCTTGCAGAGTTATGGCTGGCTAATGCATGATGGGGTCACTTTTGGCGTCCAGGAGATCAGAGACAAAGATTTCACACTGACCACAGAGTTTGTCAAGAGGATGGGAGGAGATCACGGTGGAGACTGGACCTGGAGGGTCACTGCTAAACAACATGTGAGTACTGGATTGCTGCAGCTTTTGTTGTACGTGCATCTACTGCTTGTTCCTTTTATCACAGTTTAGTTTAActaaatgttgggttttttttgtggtttataTCCATCAGAGCTCTGCCCCGAAGGCGCCAGTCATCTCTCTGATGTTCTACGCAGCTGCAGATACTCAAGGCTCACTGGAGGCTCATGTGGAGGAGAAAAGCCGCCTCGCTTCCATCACTGGTGTCTCCGAAGAGCTTGGCAGTTTCAAAATCACATTCCGAAAACCAGTTACCGGGGAATTATCTAGCCCTAAATATGCAAGGTACGTATATGAATACATGTGTAGTATCTGTGGTAGTTGCAAGGGAGGACTTGTAAAAAGAACACAGAAGTCGTACCAATATGGTTCTGATTGGTGTTGTAtgctatttttttgcatttaatttgtCTGAGATTGTGGAGGttcaaatatacatacatacatacatactataaTACCTGACAAAAGTCTTGCCGCTTATCCAAGTCGtaggaacaataaataataacttcACCTTTTAGGTGTTCATTTGGAATCAGAAAAATCTTATATGAAGGCAGAAgcctctagatcaggggtcaccaacgtttttccttgcgagagctacttttagaaaattaaaatggccacgagctactcatttttgtagaaatgattttcataccttatttcaacccaaacaaatgaactatgcttttttttaccaaaacattcacaaaatgctggcatccacaactcacattttatgttacagaatacttttctttctagtgttctcacattattaactgaaaacctgaatgaaaagcaggcctgcgggcaccttatgtggtcgtggggggctacctggtgcccgcgggcaccacgttgttgacccctgctctagattaTGCCTATTATAGCAAAATATAGTATTGTATTATTCATTGAGTTGTATCATTTAATTTGGGACAAAAAGGTCAGATTGTGCTTGGACAAAAGCCTTGTTGCTTACCATAATAATGTATAGTGGAAATTATATTTTCCTTTGAAACCACAACCTGGTGACTTTGTAAGAACAGTTAATTTTATATATGACTCCGACGAGCTTGGAGGACCCCATCTATATGTCTCAGCAGTGACTCAAATTTATTGATAAAATAATCTGGAAAGGCAAAGAAAGCAGTCTTGCACAACTCCCAGACTTCATGAAGATTCTTCTAAGCCGCCTTCTTTATCTAATGCCAAACATGCTCAACTATGTTCATGTCTGGTGTCTGGGCTGGCCAATCCTCAGCATCTTGATCTCACTATCAGGAACTTTGATGTGGAGGCTGAAGTGTGAAAAGGAGCGCCATCCTGCTGAATGTGCCCTCTTGTAATTTGGAAGGTAATGGGCAACAGGAATTTTGATAGAACTGACCAATGATGTTGCATTTGCCAAGGCCCACAGCTTGCAGAAAGGATGGGCAGTGGAAAAGTGGCAGAAGGTTGATTTTTCTAATGAATCATTCATAAAACTCTACCCCAATCACCACAAATACTGTCAAAGACCTGTTGGAACCCTCACAAACCCAGGATTCACTGACAGAAGAGTCATGTTTGGTGGAGGGATATCATGGCTTGCGGTTACATCGAGTATGGGCGTGAGCAAGAGTTTGCAGAGTGGATGGTAGCATCAATAGCCCAAAGTATCAAAAAATACATGCTGCCCATTACCTTTAAAATCACAAGAGAAGGCAAATTCTTAAGCAGGATGACGCTCCTTCTCATACTACAGCCTCCATATCAAAGCTCCCGATAGTGAAGAAGGTGAAGATGCTCAGGATTGGCCGGGCTAGTCACCAGATATGAACATAAGTGAGCATGTTTGGGGTTAAATGAAGGAGGGGGCTGGAAGATGACTCCAAATCATTTTGATGAAATCTGGGAGTCGTGCAAGACTGCTTTCTTTGCCATTGCAGATGATTTTATCAATTAGTTATTGGAGTCATTGGTGAGATGTATGGATGAAGTCCTCCAAGCTCATGGAAGTCATGCACAATATAAATTTTTCTTACCTAGGCACCCTGACTTTATATTCTGATGTTTTTGTAGCATGTTTGTGCTTTCAaaggaaaatataatttataccGTATATTATTCTGGTAGGCGACCCAACGTTTGTCCTAGCACAATCTGACATTTCTGCCCTAATTAAATTATAAAACTCAGTGAATGATacaagactttatttttgccataaTAAGCATAATCTAGACACTTTTGCCTTTCATATAAGCTCTTTCTGATTCCAAATCAGCAACTAAAAGTGAAGTTAATATTTATTGTGCCTATAGATTTGATAAGTGACAAAACTTTTGTCAGGCACTGTAATGCACAACTTAAATCCCCCTCCCATGTGGCTACCAACCGCAGGAGTACAGTGCGTAAAGGGTGGAGTGTGCAGTGTGTAAAAGTGGAAAGTATTCATAAAGAGACTGGTATTATGCATATAATTAATTGTTAAAACCCTTCGACATGCACTCCtgataaaaaaatgttaagactaccgtagttgaaaaattgcaagaatttacatttttactgtcggatcttaaggaggttctaagttgagcttcaaaatgcacaaagaagaaatgagagtgagacaaaacatttttgagtaagctatttattgcaaacaaccattaaactgctAAAAATTTAATCAGATCATCAACAGTTATCAAAGACCAGACcgtggctaaaaaaaaaccccaaacccccctaaaataaaaataaaaaggactcCATAAGGAGTAGTTgaaccattcttgttaatcacctaaaaataattttaggcatctttgatgccagtgtttccaggaggctaatgggaatgttgctccaggtggtcaAGAtagcttcatggagggcatccactgtctggaactaatgtccatttttgtcaactcccttaccatccatccccaaatgttctcaattggatttcttgccatttttcaattggtcttaaaatttttatttagtGTGTTCATTACTTTAGTCGgataaaatgtttactttttgttctaaagtggatgtttgttttttttaattttatgcaGTACATAATTTTGCATAGCCATGCTAATTTTGccttgcagacctgccaacatgaattcattttatgtacacggcacgcattttgaccttTTTAAATGCGCTTAGATACTCTCAGGTATGAATTTTGTTGTATTTCACCGGCTTTAGTTTCCTTGTTCAGTTTCCAAACGTAACACCTCCAAAAATAATCGTCAACCTGCGGCGACGCTGATGATTAAGGCTGTGATACAACTCGTATACAACTCGTTCAGAGAGCCCACCTCCACTAACACTTTCTCCTCCAATGTGGAATGTACTGACtgttaggggtgtcccgatccaatattgatattgaatGTGCACTCCCACAGAGGAGTACTCATAACATTTCTTCACGGTTGGCAGGTCTGTGCCTTGCGGTACTGTTAATTTTCATATCCTCATCCACTAGATGGAAGTACAAAGCaggtgtttttgtctttgttggACAAATGTAGCAGTGACATACAGATGGAGGCcttcaatatttaaaaacaatcttTGCACTAAATTAGTTAATCTGAATCTGAAAGTGTTCTATGCACTGACTAAAACAGTAATGTGTTTGCTGGATAATTTATTGTAGGATGCGGCTGTTATCTACACCCAAGTGGCTGTTTAGTATCATAGAATCAGAGAACATGGAGATCTAATGAATAGTTTCCTGCCTTTTCAGTTATAACTACCTTCAGACTGTCTCTCCTGGCTTGGAGAGGCTGACTACCATTGTGACGCACAGTCTGAATCGCGGGTTTGTCTACAGTCCGCCATCTGGCGAAAAGAGGCATTACATTGCTGTGGACACCTACAAGCCTCCCTATCCCCAACATAAACCCCCCGATGCGAGGAAAGAGAGCGACTTTGTAGTTCACCAGGTCACCGTCGAAACGCCATTTCAAATCGAAGTTCTCTTTGAGTCTGGAAGCTTCCACAGCCGGCACAACCAGCTAGTGGGCCTGGTCATGACTGAAGAGCTGGAGAAGAGGAAAGCTGAGTTTGACGCAAAGTTTGAGAAGACGTTTGGGCTTGAGAGCAAAGGCTACAGTCAGCCACACATTAAGTTAGGCAAGGCGGCACTCAGCAACATGTTGGGCGGAATGGGCTACTTTTACGGCCAGTCAGTGGTTCAGTCCATCTACAATGAATATCCACTACTGTACCCCGAAGGTGCGTTATTTACTGCAGTCCCATCACGCTCTTTCTTCCCCAGAGGTTTTCTTTGGGATGAGGGTTTTCACCAACTGCTGCTGAGTAAGTGGGATCCGCAGGTGACAAGAGAGGCTGTTTCCCACTGGATAGACTTGATGAATGTGGAGGGCTGGATTCCCCGTGAGCAGATCCTTGGAGACGAGGCTCACAGTAAGGTCCCTGCTGAGTTTGTAGTTCAGCGGAATGAGAACGCCAATCCGCCCACACTCTTTTTAGCTCTTCAGAAACTAATTGAACAGTTCTCATTAAATCCAGCCAGTGGGGAGTCTCAGCTAACCTTGCCTTTTCTCAGACGACTGTACCCCAGACTGAAAACCTGGTTTGAGTGGTACAACATCACTCAGTGGGGGCCTCTGCCTAACTCGTACCGCTGGCGTGGACGTGACAAAGACACAAATCTCTTCCTCAATCCTAAAACTTTGACATCAGGTCTTGACGATTACCCACGGGCCTCACACCCATCAGCAGATGAGCGCCATGTGGACTTGCATTGCTGGATGGCTTTGTCCTCGGGCATCATGGCTCGAATTGCCCAGCTTTTAGGTGAGCCTCACCAGGACTATGAAGTAACCCACAAAGTTCTCACGGACAACAATCGGCTGAATGAGCTCCACTGGTCCGAGCAACTTCGTGCTTTCTGCGACTATGGCAACCATACTCCGGCAGCGATCTTGCAGCAGGAGATGTACATCCCACCTGGACAACACCGCCCTGTAACACGACTCGTGCGCCATGTCCGCAAGGCTCCCAAACTCCAGTATGTCAACGCTTTAGGTTATGTTAGTTTGTTCCCTTTCTTACTGCATGTTCTCCAGCCGGACTCACCCAAAATAGAACACATTCTTAATGACATGAAAGATCCCAATAAGCTGTGGACACCTTACGGCCTGCGTTCCCTCTCAAAGACGGATCCCATGTATATGAAACGCAACACAGAACATGATGCCCCCTACTGGAGGGGACCGATATGGATTAATATAAACTACCTGGCAGTGAGAGCCCTCCACTACTACAGCAACACACAGGGACCATATCAACAGCGGGCAGCCGATCTTTATGAGGAACTCAGGACAAGCATTATCAGTAATGTGTACAGACAGTATGTTGAAACAGGGTATATCTGGGAACAGTACAGTGACACCACTGGCAGGGGTCAAGGAAGCCACCCCTTCACTGGTTGGTCAGCCCTAACATTGTTAATGATGGCTGAACAGTACTAATATCATTTTGTCAAGTATTGGCTCCACAGTACGTGGAACTGAAGAAAGAATAGGAAAATGTAGGTACAATTTATAAATTTACCAATTCACCAATACAAGCCAGAACATCTTGTGTAAAAGTATGTACAATGCATAGCTGCCCTGTCTCTATGGAGCCATTCATGTACCAAGACCTGATTTCAGTAAGCACTtaatactagggatgctccgatcagggttttatgctgctgatcccaataccgatcatccagcaCTGAAAtcatccgataccgataccaagCACAttgattaattatacatttttcaatttatttatgatgagtgctattggcctgGAGTGTTGtataaagcagtggtccccaaccttttttgacccacggaccggcttgtgttcccgaaaatctcccgcggaccggggggggttcgtacattatagtaatctaatttatcttatttagtttggtttggtttggtttggtttagtttatttgaacatgaaggttacaatggaatacatctcatgaatcattctttgacagttccacatgtccaaaaggagtaggaagaagcaaagcttatttaatcctaccccccatctattctacatctggtacagtacatgtagttcacttcctgcattccatgtcatgttttctgtgatagtcaggataatacataatagataacggtaagacagccctcccaaaaaaaaaaaaaaaattaaatatatatatacatatgaattaataataataataataacaataattaatgaataaataaagaacaCCTTTTTTATAAAcagatataataataaataatagataaataatacataataacaataattaataaataaataaagtttgttttttttttataaacaaaaaaataataataaataaataaataaataaataaataacaaacctgacagaacaatcaagactcttctgccttgtatttagcaaacatcaactgcttgtattgttttttgaatttgctcatctctgtacattgtttcaattccttactcaatccgttccataatttaattccacacacagaaatgctgtgggttttcagcgtagttctcgcgtataaatgttttaagtttaattttcctctaagatcatatttcccctctctgattgagaagtactgtatgaggtttttgggtaatgagttgttattaactttaaacattattctagagatttgaaagtgtactaaatctgcaaattttaatatctgcgattttaaaaatagagggtttgtatgttctctatacttggcattgtgaatgagcctcacagatcttttttgcagtacagtaagtgagtgaagattgcttttgtaattatttccccatatctccacacaatacgttagatatggtagtactaaggaacagtacagagtgtggagtgatttttgatcaagaacatattttgctttattcaatatagagatatttctcgccaccttttgttgtgtatatttaatatgagatttccaactcattttttcatctattacgaccccaaggaatttatattcttccactttgtcaatgtccactccattaatttgtatttggtcatgCGTATCCTtcctgctattaccaaatagcattattttagttttacttaaattcagggataatctgttcctatcaaaccatgattttaatatgctttcaccagaacagaaggcggtggtatcatccgcaaataataccaattttaagtgttttgttgctttacaaatgtcgttgatgtacaaattaaacagttttggtcccagtatggagccctggggtactccacacgtggtgtataaactcccagatgtatgttctcctagctttacaaattgtttcctctttgctagatagcttttaacccaattcaaaactaatcctctaattccgtacctttctaattttgaaattaagatattgtgattaattgtatcgaaggcttttgtcagatccatgaaaacagctgctgcgcatcttctattgtctatagcagtagtgatttcctccgtgatttcgatcagtgccatagaagttgaaatgttggctctgtaaccatattgactgctagcaaataattcattcttattaataaatttgtccaacctattattaaataacttctccacaattttagagaattgtggtaacaaggaaactggccgataatttgtaaattggtgtttgtctccttttttgaaaattgaaaccaccttggctgttctcattttgcttggaaatattccagtctgaaatgataaattactaatatatgttaacgggtctgcgatctcattgatgacccttttaactgtttatgatgtattgtttaaaactaagacatgaataacatcaaattaaaagcacaaaatgaatgccgactcaccatccaccagttcaagttccagagaagtttttccagagagattattataTCGCTGTTTGACAAGTGTAGGAAAAGGCActacgctagcatgaattaacttgagacaaatatgcacattagcactcaataagtcatcaaaacttacctttatgcattcccacatagtatcagcatttgacaccaaatatgaggtgaaagaaaaatacagtagtagtcttatctgtgcggtatgagataaagttagcgcATTGAGACGGATCTAACAGAGAGAaaccggccacttttcaaaataaaacagtaaaaaaaatgaaataatggaaattattttttctttctgtgcggcacGGTACCGGGCTGTGGcccaggggttggggaccactggtataaaggagaaaaagtcaggacaattcaaggtcccttgactgccagggggccaaaaaaataggtaattactaataaaattagttaTTAATAAGAGGGGCAGACCACTTGATTTTTTACATGGGAGCCAggattcctggctgcacccctgctacttgctgtatgatatgaaaaaagggaaccataaaatcacctcaattttgacaaaaacatattttgcttactttttaagacaacatatacagtagatgcccctacaacgtaaataatccgttccgagaacctttatgttatagggtttttatgttttacaaagcgtaaaatacatgtaaatagcctaatccgttccaagatcttcccaaactcccccctttggcacttcaaaatattcaaagtccaccaaatatggtgggacaATATaacaaaacgttagcataaacatagtagagtaacattccaatataaaataaggtaataaataagattactgtaaatgaataaaactgaaaaacaaaaacaatcctaccgttcacgagatgtcttgatcaggagcgcaagtggaggcaggaaggagcaggaggactagcctgagtcgaaacgcaactcaaagagtctaagagtcaggtggtctcacagacaaatgcacacgcactacacgataatgttgtgtgcaaaattttaattagtaacttaacttaattgtttaagttagtttaagggcgactacgaagaggaagggatgttgaagggagaagcttgtctctcacacaaattCAGGTACGTGCTGTATAGGTCAGCCAGCCGGGTcagtgttagccacatggctgcgtttgctgctgtttgactgatggTCACActgtgagcctccaaaactgcTCTGTCAAGTGTTGCTCTTCAAATGCtatattaaagctttttaacgtgctacccctgcaagatagttttcgtgtcatgtgttagcagttaggtTGCACACGGCAGACATGGTTGCTTTTGTTTTGCAGGAAAGTGGGAGAATgacgctgcccaagacgttagttagggcaagacactacgcTGCTTGAAAGGGTCGCTGTGgactgcaatagtgctagccacaggtgatcggcgttgaaaggcatttatcggcatatgccgatcacgcaattttttacggaaatcggctgatactgataggtggccgatcgatcggagcatccctaattaatACACATGCATTTCATTGCTATGTATTTTGCTCCTTAAAATATGTGCCATCAAGACAAGTGCTTATCTGTTAAATCTGTTAATACCTGGGAGTGGCTTCATTCCTCCATTAAACCTAATCTGTGGTGcatatacaacccctggcaaaaattatggaatcaccagtctcggaggatgttcattcagttgtttaattttgtagaaaaaaagcagatcacagacatgacacaaaactaaagtcaaatggcaactttctggctttaagaaacactaaaagaaatcaagaaaaaaagatgtggtagtcagtaacggttacttttttagaccaatcagaggggaaaaaattatggaatcactcaattctgaggaaaaaattatggaatcatgaaaaaaacaacaacaaaagaatacttcaacacaccactagtactttgttgcaccacctctggcttttataacagctcgcattttcagaggcatggacttaatgagtgacaaacagtactcttcatcaatctggctccaactttctctgattgcttttgccagatcagctttgcaggttggaccattttcttcaacttccaccacagattttcaattggattgagatccggactatttgcaggccatgaaattgaccttatgtgtctttcttcaaggaatgttttcacagtttttgctctatggcaagatgcattatcatcctgaaaaatgatttcatcatccccaaacgccctttcaattgatgggataagaaaagtgtccaaaatgtcaacgtaaacttgtgcatttattgaagatgtaatgacagccatctccccagtgcctttacctgacatgcagccccatatcatcaatgactgtggaaatttgcatgttttcttcaggcagtcgtcttcataaatctcattggaacggcaccaaacaaaagttccagcatcatcaccttgcccaatgcagattcgcgattcatcactgaatatgactttcatccacagtccacgattgcttttccttagcccattgtaaccttgtttttttctgtttaggtgttaatgatggctttcgtttagctttcctgtatgtaaatcccatttcctttaggcggtttcttacagttcggtcacagacgttgactccagtttcctcccatttgttcctcatttgttttgctgtgcattttctgttttcaagacatattgcttttaagttttctgtcttgacgctttgatgtcttccttgatctaccagtatgcttgcctttaacaaccttcccatgctgtttgtacttggtccagattttagacacagctgactgtgaacaaccaacatcttttgcaacattgcgtgatgatttaccttttttaagaagtttgataatcctctcctttgtttcaattgacatctcttgtgttggagccatgattcatgtcagtctacttggtgcaacagctctccaaggtgtgatcactcctgtttaactgcagactaacgagcagatctaatctgatgcaggagttagttttgggaatggaaatttacagggtgattccatcattttttcttcagaattgagtgattccgtaattttttccctctgattggtctaaaaaagtaactgttactgactaccacatctttttttcttgatttcttttagtgtttcttaaagccagaaagttgccatttgaaatgactttagttttgtgtcatgtctgtgatctgctttttttctacaaatttaaacaactgaatgaacatcctccgagactggtgattccataatttttgccaggggttgtatgaACTTTCAATTGACAATTGGagacatttgtgctgttttccaTGTTGTCATCATGGCtgcttattttgattatttaattgaattgtctttttttcaaagAATTAGCCTTGATTGGTTCACTGCTTTTGCAGTACTATTTTGTACGTGCAGCCTGTGTTTTGACTGTCAGGGATCAGCATTTACTTTGGCATTTAACATGTAAATGTcaacattgtttaaaaataataaattatttgaATAAGTGTTTGACTATatactttaatatttgaatgttACCTCCCTAAACTAGACACTAAAGCAGAAGgtttcaaatatttttcttgGGCTTTTGCACAACTCACGCACTTTTGTAACCTCTTTAGGCAAGGTGCACCTCTGTTCTAGAGTAATATATCATTTTGGTTCCCGCAGTCATTTACTGCATGTTAGTATTTAATCCCATGAAGTGCATTGCCTTTGCTTATAATTCAGAATATATTAAAACAAGTTCACTAACACAAGTGAAGTGAAAGACCAATATCCTTACCTGGAGATTCTATTAGATTAaactaaatacattttccaGAATCAATTTACCGCACTAACGCAAAATAGTACATTTTCCCAAATCTTTATTCAATTAATCTACATTAAGAGAGCCATAAATTTTGAAATTGCtatacagtaacccctcgtttattgctgttaattccAGATCCGactatgataagtgaatttccaccaagtagatttccttatttataatttcgtagttaaagcacagaaaacctgttgatgacctaaatatggtttttattattagggctctctagacatgaaatgcatagtcacttttacactggtattacccaatatagtagacgttatagaaaaatacatattagatgtaaataaaacacatcataGACTCAGATGTTAGCATCAGGAAAGTTCCATGTTTTATTGTGGtcgctattgtctcatcaatgtattgtaatggtggccgaatgacctttttatttgaaatagacaGAGGGCACTATGCTTTCAGGCAGGTGCTCAAAACGCAGCATGAACAGTTCAGCACTTGCTAGTTCTCTTCTATGGACTTATTTCCTAAAAGCTAGTtctaacccagcatgcagaaTGTTACCTCtttaaatgtgttatatttgtattttcattaatttacccatttttatgcttcaaaatgcttaatttaggccaagagtaCGTAAAATTggcttatatatgcatatttttggactaataggccgtattcaaccacaagactgatcatttattttgaaaaacttgaTCATGAAGCCATAAAATTTGAACTGTGGCGAGGGACGTGTGTTTCTTTTTCGCCTTGTATTTAATAGCGCCTCACATGTTAAGCACAGATAGATGCCAGCACTTTTCTCTGTCAAAGCCAACATTAGCGTCAGCACACTGTGACCTAAAGTACAACAACTTGAGTCTCTTCTTTTGTCAGTTGGTGCATTTGCAGGGCTTAAGCTGACGTCGGTGTGCTGCaagtttttcttccttttctccATGGTGCAATGCTTAATTAGATGACATCAAAAGACACAAAGGCTACACAGATGGCAAATTCTTTTCACACTGTTGAGACATCCTGGCACATACACAGGGACATCTTGTGGCAATGTTCTTATTAATACTTTGACACAGTTATAAAAGGCAGGTAGTCACGGTGGTGATGTAGGccatctgtgtgtgcgtgtgcaggaCTCCAACCTCAAAACTT contains:
- the mogs gene encoding mannosyl-oligosaccharide glucosidase, whose product is MGRQRKRVVSGEAVPPLRKDEKPPVFHRKEKKKKVDVGKIFINISIGLSVVSLSWFFYAIYMRSSLAKRVVTLHPSPRVLDANSSSAQVSPERFWGSYRPQVYFGMKTRSPRSIATGMMWMRQFSDMDVFLRHTCEQKDRLQSYGWLMHDGVTFGVQEIRDKDFTLTTEFVKRMGGDHGGDWTWRVTAKQHSSAPKAPVISLMFYAAADTQGSLEAHVEEKSRLASITGVSEELGSFKITFRKPVTGELSSPKYASYNYLQTVSPGLERLTTIVTHSLNRGFVYSPPSGEKRHYIAVDTYKPPYPQHKPPDARKESDFVVHQVTVETPFQIEVLFESGSFHSRHNQLVGLVMTEELEKRKAEFDAKFEKTFGLESKGYSQPHIKLGKAALSNMLGGMGYFYGQSVVQSIYNEYPLLYPEGALFTAVPSRSFFPRGFLWDEGFHQLLLSKWDPQVTREAVSHWIDLMNVEGWIPREQILGDEAHSKVPAEFVVQRNENANPPTLFLALQKLIEQFSLNPASGESQLTLPFLRRLYPRLKTWFEWYNITQWGPLPNSYRWRGRDKDTNLFLNPKTLTSGLDDYPRASHPSADERHVDLHCWMALSSGIMARIAQLLGEPHQDYEVTHKVLTDNNRLNELHWSEQLRAFCDYGNHTPAAILQQEMYIPPGQHRPVTRLVRHVRKAPKLQYVNALGYVSLFPFLLHVLQPDSPKIEHILNDMKDPNKLWTPYGLRSLSKTDPMYMKRNTEHDAPYWRGPIWININYLAVRALHYYSNTQGPYQQRAADLYEELRTSIISNVYRQYVETGYIWEQYSDTTGRGQGSHPFTGWSALTLLMMAEQY